A genome region from Denticeps clupeoides unplaced genomic scaffold, fDenClu1.1, whole genome shotgun sequence includes the following:
- the eps8l1a gene encoding epidermal growth factor receptor kinase substrate 8-like protein 1a: MMESAPYAFPLNGNSAGKTSASVNHAEREVELLNHCFEDVESFMSRLQQAAEAQCILQQKSKKKSRKSSKKQKKDELLAAKACPPSEEEFVDIFQKLKLSLSLLSGLEDSIAEPNSEELIHHLFVPLKLLVKTTGSPTIAASVSSPGLSGGAVTLLQKCLTADERELWSSLGSNWNTPCGQLGCSAAPYSPIFLSGWQPQEFDFEGKPCTKQEASINNTEDTDSPATQTLPACEMDRGGGLPEDERLYCCSYDFVARNSSELSVLQGETLEVLESSKNWWKCKNSYDEIGFVPHNILEPLSALKMAEADPSRRRHSKKAPILPPSKRFSYSPTSPKETSPTSKDPRSLTMPPTVNKEDRVVLNDELRERLASGVARSLSVRPSSVVCTSNTSPPINYQSSPVEVESWLHSRGFSSQTVQSLSILSCAQLFSLKKDELLMVSPEEGSRVYSQIMVQKALLEDARKATELEEVMKRQKIKVDSIGLQNK, encoded by the exons atg ATGGAGTCTGCTCCATATGCATTTCCCC TGAATGGAAACAGTGCTGGGAAGACAAGTGCTTCTGTGAATCATGCTGAGAGAGAagtg GAGCTCCTGAATCACTGTTTTGAGGATGTGGAGAGTTTTATGAGCCGCCTGCAGCAGGCCGCTGAGGCACAGTGTATTCTACAGCAGAAGTCTAAGAAAAAGAGcaggaagagcagcaaaaagcaaaaaaagg ATGAGTTACTGGCAGCGAAAGCCTGTCCCCCTTCAGAGGAGGAGTTTGTGGACATTTTCCAGAAACTCAAATTATCCCTGAGTCTGTTG AGTGGCTTGGAAGATTCAATTGCAGAGCCAAACTCAGAAGAGTTGATTCATCACTTGTTTGTTCCACTGAAGCTG TTGGTGAAGACTACAGGGAGCCCGACCATAGCTGCCTCTGTCTCCAGTCCAGGCTTGAGTGGTGGAGCTGTAACCCTGCTACAAAAATGCCTTACAGCAGATGAGAGGGAGCTGTGGTCCTCACTGGGATCCAACTGGAATACACCCTG TGGCCAGCTTGGCTGCTCCGCCGCTCCGTACTCACCGATCTTCCTGAGCGGATGGCAGCCACAGGAATTTGATTTTGAAGGAAAGCCTTGCACAAAACAGGAGGCTTCAATAAATAATACAGAG GACACAGACAGCCCTGCTACCCAAACACTACCAGCCTGTGAAAT gGATAGGGGAGGTGGCCTCCCAGAGGATGAGAGACTGTACTGCTGCAGTTATGATTTTGTAGCAAGAAACAGCAGCGAGCTTTCAGTGCTTCAAGGAGAAACTCTGGAG GTGCTTGAATCCTCCAAAAACTGgtggaaatgtaaaaacagctatGATGAGATTGGATTTGTGCCTCATAATATTCTGGAGCCACTGTCAGCCTTGAAAATGGCTGAGGCTGACCCATCACGAAGAAGACATTCCAAG AAGGCTCCTATTCTTCCCCCAAGCAAAAGATTTTCATACAGCCCAACCAGTCCAAAAGAGACCAGTCCAACATCCAAGGACCCCCGATCACTGACCATGCCCCCTACAGTAAATAAGGAGGACAGAG TTGTTTTGAATGACGAGCTCAGGGAGCGTCTGGCCAGTGGTGTTGCACGGTCGCTATCTGTACGACCCTCATCTGTGGTCTGCACCTCCAACACATCTCCACCCATCAATTACCAGTCCAGCCCAGTAGAGGTTGAGAGCTGGCTGCATAGTAGAGGCTTCAGTAGTCA AACTGTGCAGAGTCTAAGCATCCTGTCTTGCGCTCAGCTCTTCTCCCTGAAAAAAGATGAGCTGCTCATGGTCTCTCCAGAAGAGGGCTCTAGAGTGTACAGCCAAATTATGGTGCAGAAAGCTCTGCTTGAG GATGCGAGGAAAGCCACTGAACTGGAGGAGGTGATGAAAAGGCAGAAAATAAAGGTGGATTCAATTGGGTTACagaacaaataa
- the slc17a7a gene encoding solute carrier family 17 member 7a has protein sequence MEIRPDRFKAVAGKTLGKIHRILEKHQENGETIELSAEGRPEVIEEKELPVVDCTCFGLPRRYIIAILSGLGFCISFGIRCNLGVAIVSMVNNHTVFKGNRPVIQEAQFTWDPETVGMIHGSFFWGYIVTQIPGGFICQKFAANRVFGFAIVATSTLNMLIPSAARVSYGCVMLVRICQGLVEGVSYPACHGIWAKWAPPLERSRLATTAFCGSYAGAVVAMPLAGVLVQYSGWSSVFYVYGSVGIFWYLFWILVSYESPAAHPTISPEERKYIEDAIGETANLVNPLQKFKTPWRHFFTSMPVYAIIVANFCRSWTFYLLLISQPAYFEEVFGFEISKVGLVSALPHLVMTIIVPIGGQLADYLRTHNLMSTTNVRKLMNCGGFGMEATLLLVVGFSHTKGVAISFLVLAVGFSGFAISGFNVNHLDIAPRYASILMGISNGVGTLSGMVCPLIVGAMTKHKTREEWQYVFLIASLVHYGGVIFYGIFASGEKQPWADAEDTSEEKCGILGEDELANETEELYRTGGGGQYGAMSQPKIGSNGGGTGGGWVSDFDKSEKLVQPPGTNQYLYGGEKEREFT, from the exons ATGGAGATCCGACCGGACCGCTTCAAGGCAGTGGCGGGAAAAACTCTGGGCAAAATACACAG GATCCTAGAGAAGCATCAGGAGAATGGGGAGACAATTGAGCTTTCTGCTGAGGGCAGACCCGAGGTGATAGAAGAGAAGGAGCTGCCAGTTGTGGACTGTACCTGTTTCGGCCTGCCACGCCGCTACATTATCGCCATTTTGTCTGGTCTCGGCTTCTGCATCTCATTTGGCATCCGTTGCAACCTGGGTGTGGCCATTGTCAGCATGGTGAACAACCACACTGTGTTCAAGGGGAACAGACCGGTCATTCAG gAAGCTCAGTTCACATGGGACCCAGAAACCGTGGGGATGATCCATGGCTCATTTTTTTGGGGCTATATTGTCACTCAGATCCCAGGAGGATTTATTTGTCAGAAATTTGCAGCCAATCG GGTGTTTGGTTTTGCAATTGTGGCAACATCCACCCTGAATATGCTGATTCCTTCTGCTGCACGAGTATCTTATGGCTGCGTCATGCTCGTCAGAATCTGTCAAGGCCTTGtggag GGAGTATCATACCCAGCATGCCATGGGATCTGGGCAAAATGGGCACCGCCGCTTGAAAGAAGCAGATTAGCCACAACAGCCTTCTGTG GCTCATATGCAGGTGCAGTAGTGGCTATGCCTTTGGCGGGTGTGTTGGTGCAGTACTCTGGCTGGTCTTCAGTCTTCTATGTTTATG GTAGTGTTGGGATTTTCTGGTACCTGTTTTGGATTCTGGTGTCATACGAGAGTCCAGCAGCTCATCCCACCATTTCACCAGAGGAAAGGAAGTATATTGAGGATGCCATTGGTGAGACAGCCAATCTGGTCAACCCACTTCAG AAGTTTAAAACTCCCTGGCGCCATTTTTTCACATCCATGCCAGTGTATGCCATCATTGTGGCCAATTTCTGCCGTAGCTGGACTTTCTACCTGCTGCTTATCAGTCAGCCTGCTTACTTTGAGGAGGTGTTTGGGTTTGAGATCAGCAAG GTTGGGTTGGTGTCTGCGTTGCCTCATCTGGTCATGACAATCATTGTGCCAATTGGAGGGCAGCTGGCAGATTATCTAAGGACCCATAACCTGATGAGCACCACAAATGTCCGTAAATTAATGAACTGTGGAG gTTTTGGCATGGAGGCAACACTCCTATTAGTGGTTGGCTTTTCTCACACCAAAGGCGTGGCCATCTCCTTTCTGGTTCTTGCTGTGGGCTTCAGCGGCTTTGCTATCTCAG ggtTTAATGTGAATCACTTGGATATTGCCCCACGATATGCCAGTATTCTCATGGGTATTTCAAATGGAGTTGGTACTTTATCAGGCATGGTGTGCCCATTAATAGTGGGTGCCATGACCAAACATAAG ACTCGTGAGGAGTGGCAGTATGTATTTCTCATTGCCTCTCTGGTCCACTATGGTGGGGTCATCTTTTATG GAATCTTTGCTTCAGGAGAGAAGCAGCCATGGGCGGACGCAGAGGACACAAGTGAGGAGAAATGTGGAATTCTAGGGGAAGATGAACTGGCCAATGAGACAGAGGAGCTGTACCGCACTGGTGGGGGTGGGCAGTATGGTGCAATGAGCCAACCAAAGATTGGTTCTAATGGGGGTGGGACAGGAGGGGGCTGGGTTTCAGACTTCGATAAATCAGAAAAGCTAGTCCAGCCCCCAGGGACAAATCAGTACCTGTatggaggagaaaaagagagagagttcaCATAG
- the LOC114782936 gene encoding GTPase HRas, with amino-acid sequence MTEYKLVVVGAGGVGKSALTIQLIQNHFVDEYDPTIEDSYRKQVVIDGETCLLDILDTAGQEEYSAMRDQYMRTGEGFLCVFAINNTKSFEDVHLYREQINRVKDSESVPMVLVGNKSDLASRTVESRQAQELARSYGIPFVETSAKTRQGVEEAFYSLVREIRKYKETNRSNKKSKKNTQRRCTLL; translated from the exons ATGACGGAGTATAAACTGGTGGTAGTTGGGGCTGGAGGTGTGGGGAAAAGTGCTCTGACTATTCAACTTATCCAGAACCACTTTGTTGATGAATATGATCCCACTAttgag GACTCGTACAGGAAGCAGGTGGTGATTGATGGGGAGACTTGTCTTCTGGACATACTGGACACAGCAGGTCAGGAGGAGTACAGCGCTATGAGAGATCAGTACATGCGTACAGGAGAGGGCTTCCTCTGTGTCTTTGCCATCAACAACACCAAATCATTTGAAGATGTTCACCTATACAG GGAGCAGATAAACCGCGTGAAGGACAGTGAGAGTGTTCCCATGGTGCTGGTGGGGAATAAGAGTGATCTAGCCTCCCGGACTGTGGAGAGCCGACAGGCGCAGGAGCTCGCTCGCAGTTATGGAATCCCATTTGTCGAGACGTCTGCCAAAACAAGACAG GGTGTAGAAGAGGCCTTTTATTCCCTTGTACGTGAGATCCGGAAATACAAGGAAACAAATCGCAGCAACAAGAAGAGCAAGAAAAATACACAGCGGCGTTGCACTTTACTCTAG